The genome window AAATTAGATATATCTTTTAAATCAAAAACCTTAAAGACCTCTAAATCAAGTTCTTTGTTTGCTTGCTCTAAATAACGCCCGTCGGTAAAAAATAATGCTGAATCCTTATATATGATAACCATGCCGTTTGAACCGGTAAAACCTGTGATATATTCAAGCCTTTTAGCATAATCGGGTACATATTCACTCATATATTTATCGTTAGACGGTATTATATAACCGTCTATATTATATTCCGTGAATAAGTTTCTAAGTAGATTAATGCGGATTTTTGTCATGTTTATTAGTTCTCTTATGTCGTTCTCTTGCTTGCGAATCGTCATTGCGAGGAAATTACGTAAGTAATTGACGAAGCAATCTCAGGATGTTTAACTAGATTGCAGCAAAGCTTCGCTCCTCGCAATGACGGTTCAATAGACAACGCTCATAGACGGGAATGACATTTATACCATAAATAATATAGAGGTATCCCTGCCACTGTAAAGGAGCTAGCTATAATCAGAGTTTTAATAGGTGTTTCATAGATAACCCATACACAAAAGATAATCGATATTATGGCTATAAGTAAATAATAATAAGAAAAATTTTCTTTTGAACTAAAAATCACCTTTAAGAAAGCTAAGCTACAAATTAAATAGACGAATAAGAATGTTATTGCCGAAAAATCTATTATTTGTGTAATCTGTTTTGCAAAATTATCATTTGCCGTAAAGACTAAGAAAGGCACAATGCCAAGGCAGCTTACAATAATTCCGTAAGTTGGAGCGTTATTGCTATTTTTCTTAGCAAAAAATTTCGGTAATAATCCGTCTTCTGCAAGCCCAAGAGCTATCTGTCCGCTAGTTAGCACCCAAGCATTGAGTGTACCTATACATATAATCGAGGCTATAACCGTAATTACGCTTGACCATTTACCCCCAAATAATAATGTAGCGGCATCGGCATAAGGAGCTTTAGAGCTAATAAGTTCAGAAGCAGGGATTAATCCCATTATACCTATGCTATTGATAATATATAACACCGCCACGCAGAAAGTTCCAACTATTATGGCTCTTGGAATGGTTTTTGCTGGATCTTTTACCGCTCCTGCCGTAGTAGTTGCACACTCAACACCGATAAATCCCCAAAAAGTGAGAAGTGCAACTCTTCCCATAATAGTTGGAATGCTTAAAACTTCTACTTCCTCGGCAATAGCTATATTATCTATATTAAAATGAGATAATGCACATAAACCTACTATTAACAAAGGTACAAACTTCAGTAATGTTAAATAAAACTCTGCTTTTCCTGCTACTTCAGGACCTTTTAAATTTAAGACCGTAATAGCAGCTAATAATATTATCTGTAATATTAAATCTAAAATCGCTTGTGATTTAAAAAAAGGTGTTAGATAACCTATCGCTGAAATAACAACTATACTAGTACTGACAAAGGATATAACCCAGTAAGTCCAACCGGTGAAGAAAGCTATCTTATCCCCGAAACTCTCCCGTACATAAACGTGCGGACCACCTGTTTTAGGAAATTTTGCACAAAGGGTAGAAAACACGAGTGCTATACTCATAGCACCGAATAATGAAAGTACCCAACCCCAAATGCTGTATATACCGAACGGTGCTAAACTTAACGGCAATATAAAAACGCTAGTACCGATTTGACTGCCAGTCACTAAGGCAAAAACTGCCCAGAAACCTAATTTTTTTGACATATAACCTAATTTAAAGAAACAGCTTTAAAATAGCTGAAATAATGATTTTTAGCAATAGATAAAAAATCGGCTTTTTATGGGTGTGCTGTAATTGCTAGAATAGTGATGTTATCAAAGAATTTTAAAGGTCATCATCTAAATATTTACTGAAATCTTCTATAAATTTAACTTGTCCTTTAGCAGAATCTTTAATACCGTTATTTTAATTGTGTTAAGGGCTTTTTATTATTAAAGAGCCAATTTTCTTTAAAGGTACAGCGTCATTCACAAAGCTTGATACAGGCGAATTTTTCGAGTTAAGTCTGTGCTCACGTACTATTGTACGCTCCGCAGACTTACTATTAAATTCATCCTGTCTGAAGCTTTGTGAATTTAGCTGTATTTCTGTATATGGTTCGACCGGTTTTAATATACATGTTTGAGTCATACAAATTATATTTTAATCAAGTGGGATTCGTAATCTACACAATCATTCCATCTAATAATTTACCTAATATTTCTGGCTGATTACCTAAAAAACAATTACCATTCGGATTTTCATAGAATACAATTTCATTATCCTGAAACTTATCTAAATGTCCGGTTGTGTTTGTATTATTAACATATTCATAATGCCCGCTAGTATCTTTTCCACCTGTAATATGACTGTTTTTTAAATCATATATTTTCATAGAAAAGCAAAAATATGAAAATATTTTTGCGAATATCTCTTGAAAGGTAGAGGCTGCTCTTAAATCAAAACCTATATTTTCTATATTCTCTGCAATAATGGAAAAAGGGACTCCTTGATTATTAAATTTAAGATTTCCTCCAACAACGGCAGCATTAGAATCTAGAGCTTTAATATTGCTGACATTTAAAACATATTCAGCAGATTCTAATCCGTCAACTTTAATATTGTAAACCGAATATCCATATTCTTGCTCAATCTTTATTCCCTCCATATTATCAAGGTCATGTACTTTATTACCTTGAATTATTTTGATTCCATGCTCATTTTTATTAAATAATATAAACCGTCCTTGGTGAAATTTAGACAAGGTTAAAAACATCCGAAGTAGCAAATCAGATGAAAAATTAGAAAACATCATATTACCTAGATGGATCTGTTTATAATACTGAAGATCAAGGAGAATGTAAGGGGCATTTGCTTTAATATCTTGTAGTGATTTTACTATTGCTTCTAGAATAGAGCTTTTATCAACTTCGATATCAGCATCTCTCATCAGTTTAATTTTAGCCCTGTTTTCTTTTTCTTCTTTACTAAGCGTAGGAAAGAGTACAATTCTTTTTTCTAGTTCTTTTTGTAAGCTTTCAATATTAGGTGAAAGATAAGAGAATATTTTATTATAAATCCAGTTTAACATATTTTAATTATATAATTGTTATGTACTAAAAGATTTGCCGCAGCCGCAACCTGCTTTTTATGGATGTGCCGTAATTGCTAGAATAGTTATGTTATCTTTGTTTGGTCCGTAATGCCAAAAAATTCTATAAGCAGCAGGAGTATTATTTTCAGCATAAGCTTCAAATATTTCCTCTCCGTTATTTCCTTTAACAGATTTATATTTATGGGTATTTAAACTAGGATGGCGAGGATTTACTTGTAGATATGCCAGTGTTTTTTTCACTGCTTTTAAACGTTTTTCTAATCCCTTATTATTTTCAAGTTCTTCCAAATCTTTACTAGCCTGAATAGTAAAAAGAATTTTAAAGGTCATCATCTAAATATTTACTAAAGTCTTCTATAAATTTAACTTGTCCTTTACCAGAATCTTTAATACCGTTGTTTAATTGTGTTAAAGCCTTTTTATTATTAAATAACCAACTTTCTTTTAAAGGTATTTCCGTATAGGGTTCTAAAATAATTTGTCCTTTTTTACTATTAACAATAACATGAAAGCTACTTACCCCTTTAGCTAATTTACCAAGTGTTATTCTTCCTTTAGTATCCGGTTTTAATATACATGCTTGTGTCATATAAATTACTTTTTATATCATATATATACTCAAATGATTTAGAGAATTGGAATGTAAAACGAGAAGCAAGTACGCACAGCCTATATTTAATAGGTGAGCATGCGAGAGTCCTCCGAAGTTTTACAGAAACAATTCTAGAGAGCAGCAGAGTATACTTATAGAATAATACATAGTGGGTAATTAATCAAGTGGGATTATACACTAAAAGATTTGCCGCAGCCGCAATTAGCTTTTTCGTTGGGATTGGTGAAAGTGAATTGGGATTTGAATTTAGTCTCTACATAGTCCATTTCAGAACCTAGAATATACATTAATGCCTTTGGGTCGATTAGTATCCGTACGCCCTTTTCTTCAACTACTTCATCGAATTGATTTTTACTATCGGCATATTCAACATAATAAGTCTGACCGGCACAACCGCCTGACTTAACCCCTACCCTAATACCAAAGGTAGGCTTGGCTCGTTTTTCTATTAGCAATTTTACTTGCTTTGCAGCAGAATCAGTTAATGAAATAACATTTTTCATGTTTTAAAAGTCTTTTTTGCTTTCTTTTTTCTGTTTGTAATCGGCTATAGCTGCTTTTATTGCATCTTCAGCAAGTAGTGAGCAATGTAATTTTACCGGTGGAAGCGACAATTCTTTTGCTATTTCGGTATTTTTAATCTCTCCAGCATCATCTATCGATCTTCCTTTAACCCATTCAGTTACTAAAGAACTTGAAGCAATAGCCGAACCGCAGCCGAATGTCTTAAATTTAGCATCCGTAATAATACCATCATCATCAACTTCGATTTGTAACTTCATAACGTCACCGCAAGCAGGAGCTCCAACTAGTCCCGTTCCGACGTTTTTTTTCTCTTTATCAAGTGACCCAACATTACGAGGATTTTCATAATGATCTATCACTTTTTTGCTATAAGCCATTGTTATTCTCTTTTTATTTTTATAGGGCGTCATACCGTGGCTTGTCCACGGTATCCAGAAAAAAGCGAGATAAATCGAGCTTTTAACTTTAAAAATTATTTTTTAATTACTGGATACCGTGGACAAGCCACGGTATGACAGCGTTAATGTGCAGCCCACTTAATCTTCTTCAAATCAATACCCTCTTGCATCATTTCCCAAAGAGGACTTAATTCTCTTAATTTATCGATTTTTGAACATATTAAATCTACTGCGTAGTCAACTTCCTGCTCGGTAGTAAATCTACCTATGCCAAACCTGATCGAAGTATGGGCAAGCTCTTCACCGATTCCCATGGAACGCAAAACATATGACGGCTCTAGAGAGGCAGAAGTACAAGCAGAACCGGAGGAAACCGCCAAATCTTTAATAGCAAGGATAATTGACTCTCCCTCTACTCCGGCAAAGCTTAGATTTAGATTGCCTTTATATCTTTGATCTTTATCGCCGTTTAAATAAACTTCTGAAATTCGGTTGTGTATATTATTCAAAAACCTATCAAATAAGTAATTTACGTGCTTAGTATCTTTTTCCATCTCACTATACGCTATTTCAGCAGCCATGCCAAGCCCTACGATTAAAGGAGTCGGTAATGTACCCGAACGCATCCCTCTCTCCTGCCCACCGCCGTTTATCAGCGGCGTAACACGCACACGAGGTTTTTTCCTTACATATAAGGCACCTATTCCTTTCGGACCGTAAATTTTATGCCCTGAGATACTAGCAAGATCAATATTAAACTCGTTAACATCAATTGGAATTTTACCGAATCCTTGAGCAATATCGGAATGAAAAAAAACGGCTCTTTCACGGCAAATTTTCCCAATTTCCTTTAAAGGCTGAACAACACCTATTTCATTATTAACCGCCATAACTGAAACTAACATAGTCTGATCAGTAATGGCATTTTTTAGAGTTTCTAAATCGATTATTCCATTTGGTTTAATTGGTAAGTATGTGATTTTTATACCTTCTTGCTCTAAGTGCCTGCAAGCGTCAAGTACGCATTTATGTTCACTGACTATAGTAATAATGTGATTCTTTTTATTGCCGTAAAATTTTGCTATTCCCTTTATTGCAAGGTTATTGGATTCGGTTGCACCGGAGGTAAAAATAATTTCTTTAGCATCCGCTCCTATTAACTTTGCTACTCTACTCCTTGCCTCTTCAACGGCGTTTTCTGCTTCCCAGCCGAAAGAATGACTACGTGAATGAGGATTCCCGAATTTGGTAGTGAAATACGGCAGCATCTCATCCATTACCCTTGGATCTAGTGGGGTTGTTGCCTGATAATCCATATATATCGGCAAGGTTAAATTGTTTAATTGTTGGTTCATATGGTTTATTAAATTAATTTTTTTTTGTCATTGCGAACGACTGTAAGGAGCGTGGCAATCTCGTCAAATATCCTGAGATTGCTTTGTCAATTACTTCGTAATTTTCCTCGTAATGACGGAGTTGGAAAGTTCATATTCGTAAATTTCTTCAAAAGCTTCTATAAAAGCCTCTATATCACTTACCGTATTAGTATGGCTCAAAGATACTCTAATAGAGGAGTTTGCCTCTTCTTCTCCTATACCCATATTGGTTAATACGTGTGATTTAGATATTTTTCCTGATGAGCAAGCAGAGCCGGAACTTATGCAAATATTACGTAAATCAAACCCGATTAATTTCACTTGTGCATCCGTATTCGGTATAGTAATTAAGGTAGTATTAGGTAATCTCGCTACGCTATTACTAACAATATTTACGTTTGGATATTCTTTTAATTTTTTCTCTAAAATTTCTTGTAAGCTTTTGATTTTTATATATTTTTCTGAGATATCTTTTGTTATTAATTCAGCTACTAAACCAAAACCTGCAATAGCTAAAACATTTTCAGTACCTGAGCGTACTGACTTTTCCTGCCCTCCTCCTATAATTATTGGAGTAACTTGAAAGTTAGAGTTAGAGATTAAAGCAGCACCACCCTGCCCCCCTCCTATTTTATGCCCTGAAATTGTCACAAAATTTAATCCTAATTCTTTGATATTTATAGGTATTCTACCAAAACCTTGCACTAAATCGCTATGAAATCTAGCATCATATTTTTTAGTTATTTTGCCTATCTCCGCTATATCTTGTAAAACTCCGCTTTCATTATTAGCCATCATTACAGAAACTAGTTTTTTACTAGTATTACTTTGAGCTAACAACTCTTCTAAATGTTCTAAATCAACTAGCCCTTGCGTATTAACTCTTATAATTTTAATATTTGGAGCATGCTTTATATGGTTATATATCGATAAATGTTCAATAGCTGAAATAAAAATATCGCCGTCGTAAAAATTTTTCATTATTAAATTATTACTCTCAGTCCCTGATGAGGTAAAAGTAATATCATATTCTCTAGATGATAGGGTTATACCAAGAGCTGTCGCTATTTGCGAACGTGCCGTTTCTATAACATTCTTAGCAAATCTACCTGAGCTATGTGCTGATGAAGGGTTAAGCTCCTTGTCCATTAAACTTATGATATATTCTTTAATCTTAGGATCGATGAAGGTAGTAGCATTATGGTCTAAATATATCATATATTTAAATAATACTTAGCTCTAAAGCATCTTTAATTGAGATATTTTCAAAATAATCTCTAATATGCTTACCAAGACCTTTCCATAATTTATGCGAATTACATTTTATTGTATCAGGTACACAAGTTTTAACTGACTTCTTATAGCAAGTAGTCATTATAAAATTTTCGTTAACAGCATCCATAATATCGGAAATTTTTATTTCTTCTAGGTTACCTATTAAAACATATCCCCCTTTCGAGCCTCTAATAGCCTTAACTAAATCAGCTTTTTTAAGTTTAGAAAATATCTGCTCTAAATAGTTAAGCGATATATTTTGTTTTACGGAAATTTCATTCAAAGTGACCGGTTCGGCACTTGATTTTGCAGCCATTTCAAGTATTGCCATTACGGCATATCTTCCTTTCGTCGTCAGCATCATATAACCAACCTATTAAAACTTAAAATTGTTTTATATCTACAATACCCAAGTAATTTAGTCAAGTATATAATTATATTATTTAATAAAAAATTAGCTTGTTAATATAAACTATTATAATTATGACTAAAAACATCTATATTTTAGAAAAATTAAAGGTTTTATTATATTTAATTTTTTGTTTTGAATTAACTTCATGTATAATAACTCCTGAATCTCCTCGCTATCATCCAACAGTAATAAGTTTCACGCCGGCAAGCTGTAGTTATAAATTACTCTTTAAATGATTTACAAGAAGCTACAAACCTTGCTCAACAATTTTGTAGCACGATAAATAAAGATGCACAATATACAGGAACACAGTATATAAAAATTGCTGAAGCTGGATTTTTTTCAAATGAAATTCAAGCTCGTCATGCTTTCTTTAATTGTGTAGAGTCAAGTAGAAGTGGAAAAGATGGTCAGAAT of Rickettsia tillamookensis contains these proteins:
- a CDS encoding APC family permease; its protein translation is MSKKLGFWAVFALVTGSQIGTSVFILPLSLAPFGIYSIWGWVLSLFGAMSIALVFSTLCAKFPKTGGPHVYVRESFGDKIAFFTGWTYWVISFVSTSIVVISAIGYLTPFFKSQAILDLILQIILLAAITVLNLKGPEVAGKAEFYLTLLKFVPLLIVGLCALSHFNIDNIAIAEEVEVLSIPTIMGRVALLTFWGFIGVECATTTAGAVKDPAKTIPRAIIVGTFCVAVLYIINSIGIMGLIPASELISSKAPYADAATLLFGGKWSSVITVIASIICIGTLNAWVLTSGQIALGLAEDGLLPKFFAKKNSNNAPTYGIIVSCLGIVPFLVFTANDNFAKQITQIIDFSAITFLFVYLICSLAFLKVIFSSKENFSYYYLLIAIISIIFCVWVIYETPIKTLIIASSFTVAGIPLYYLWYKCHSRL
- a CDS encoding palindromic element RPE3 domain-containing protein, encoding MTQTCILKPVEPYTEIQLNSQSFRQDEFNSKSAERTIVREHRLNSKNSPVSSFVNDAVPLKKIGSLIIKSP
- a CDS encoding iron-sulfur cluster assembly accessory protein, with protein sequence MKNVISLTDSAAKQVKLLIEKRAKPTFGIRVGVKSGGCAGQTYYVEYADSKNQFDEVVEEKGVRILIDPKALMYILGSEMDYVETKFKSQFTFTNPNEKANCGCGKSFSV
- the iscU gene encoding Fe-S cluster assembly scaffold IscU, whose translation is MAYSKKVIDHYENPRNVGSLDKEKKNVGTGLVGAPACGDVMKLQIEVDDDGIITDAKFKTFGCGSAIASSSLVTEWVKGRSIDDAGEIKNTEIAKELSLPPVKLHCSLLAEDAIKAAIADYKQKKESKKDF
- a CDS encoding IscS subfamily cysteine desulfurase produces the protein MNQQLNNLTLPIYMDYQATTPLDPRVMDEMLPYFTTKFGNPHSRSHSFGWEAENAVEEARSRVAKLIGADAKEIIFTSGATESNNLAIKGIAKFYGNKKNHIITIVSEHKCVLDACRHLEQEGIKITYLPIKPNGIIDLETLKNAITDQTMLVSVMAVNNEIGVVQPLKEIGKICRERAVFFHSDIAQGFGKIPIDVNEFNIDLASISGHKIYGPKGIGALYVRKKPRVRVTPLINGGGQERGMRSGTLPTPLIVGLGMAAEIAYSEMEKDTKHVNYLFDRFLNNIHNRISEVYLNGDKDQRYKGNLNLSFAGVEGESIILAIKDLAVSSGSACTSASLEPSYVLRSMGIGEELAHTSIRFGIGRFTTEQEVDYAVDLICSKIDKLRELSPLWEMMQEGIDLKKIKWAAH
- a CDS encoding cysteine desulfurase family protein: MIYLDHNATTFIDPKIKEYIISLMDKELNPSSAHSSGRFAKNVIETARSQIATALGITLSSREYDITFTSSGTESNNLIMKNFYDGDIFISAIEHLSIYNHIKHAPNIKIIRVNTQGLVDLEHLEELLAQSNTSKKLVSVMMANNESGVLQDIAEIGKITKKYDARFHSDLVQGFGRIPINIKELGLNFVTISGHKIGGGQGGAALISNSNFQVTPIIIGGGQEKSVRSGTENVLAIAGFGLVAELITKDISEKYIKIKSLQEILEKKLKEYPNVNIVSNSVARLPNTTLITIPNTDAQVKLIGFDLRNICISSGSACSSGKISKSHVLTNMGIGEEEANSSIRVSLSHTNTVSDIEAFIEAFEEIYEYELSNSVITRKITK
- a CDS encoding Fe-S cluster assembly transcription factor, which encodes MMLTTKGRYAVMAILEMAAKSSAEPVTLNEISVKQNISLNYLEQIFSKLKKADLVKAIRGSKGGYVLIGNLEEIKISDIMDAVNENFIMTTCYKKSVKTCVPDTIKCNSHKLWKGLGKHIRDYFENISIKDALELSII